One genomic segment of Bacteroides caccae includes these proteins:
- a CDS encoding RagB/SusD family nutrient uptake outer membrane protein encodes MRKCIILYTGLLLSVSGCSLLELDESTGLNREEAYSYFSNVKGLATYVYSQLPGDLGVLDGALRESATDNSVYIWSDNSVHDFYNNAWSPNNAVDNMWSKCYGAIRSVNSFLENYSQERLERFRWNDTYEEDIAKATMYREELRVLRAFYLFELAKRYGDIPLLTRTYALDEINSVEKSSFSEVIKYICDECSDAAKTLPVSHQDFWAETGRVTKGTALALKSRALLYAASMLHNPSQDADKWKAAADAAYAIIKENWYSLPKTNADPLYDKNGGNDVLKSPQLIFERRNGESFDFEANNLPISYEKGETGNVPTQNLVDAFQLTNGKDFDWEQLAPGQNPYEGRDPRFYKTVLCNGDTWMNSTIQSYEGGKDGAGTAGATTTGYYLKKYMNETVSLTPSNEKKKPHHFIIFRYAEILLNYAEAMDAWKGADYTDNDHPLSARAALNQVRSAADMPAVTTDGDAFTESIRRERRVELAFEDHRFWDIRRWKIGDKTKAIYCIKITLENGSPVYKKELLETRNWDDKMYLYPIPQTEYYKNPNLGQNTGW; translated from the coding sequence GGTTTGAACAGAGAAGAGGCTTATTCCTACTTTAGCAATGTCAAGGGCTTGGCTACTTATGTTTATAGCCAGTTGCCCGGAGATCTCGGAGTACTCGACGGGGCTTTGAGAGAGTCTGCAACGGATAATTCTGTTTATATTTGGAGTGATAATAGTGTTCACGACTTTTATAATAATGCCTGGAGTCCCAATAATGCAGTCGACAATATGTGGTCGAAGTGTTATGGAGCTATCCGTTCCGTTAATTCATTTCTCGAAAACTATTCCCAAGAGAGGCTGGAGCGTTTCCGTTGGAATGATACGTATGAAGAAGATATTGCCAAAGCTACTATGTATCGTGAAGAATTGCGGGTGTTGCGGGCTTTCTACTTGTTCGAACTGGCCAAACGATACGGAGATATTCCATTATTGACACGTACGTATGCGTTGGATGAGATCAATAGCGTGGAAAAGAGTTCTTTCAGCGAAGTGATAAAATATATATGCGATGAATGTAGTGATGCAGCTAAAACACTTCCCGTCAGTCATCAAGATTTTTGGGCGGAGACGGGACGCGTAACTAAAGGTACTGCGTTGGCATTGAAATCTCGTGCCCTTCTTTATGCGGCGAGTATGTTACATAATCCCAGTCAGGATGCTGATAAGTGGAAAGCTGCTGCCGATGCGGCTTATGCTATCATAAAAGAGAACTGGTACAGTCTGCCGAAAACGAATGCCGATCCTCTGTATGATAAGAACGGTGGAAACGATGTTTTGAAATCTCCGCAATTAATCTTTGAGCGTAGAAATGGAGAAAGTTTTGACTTTGAAGCAAACAATCTGCCTATCAGTTATGAAAAGGGAGAAACCGGCAATGTACCTACCCAAAATCTGGTGGATGCTTTTCAGCTGACTAATGGAAAAGACTTTGACTGGGAACAGCTTGCGCCAGGGCAGAACCCGTATGAGGGCAGAGACCCACGGTTTTACAAAACAGTACTTTGCAACGGAGATACATGGATGAATTCAACTATTCAGTCTTATGAAGGCGGTAAAGATGGTGCCGGAACAGCCGGAGCGACTACCACTGGCTATTATTTGAAGAAGTATATGAACGAGACCGTTTCTCTTACTCCTTCTAACGAGAAAAAGAAACCTCATCATTTCATTATATTCCGTTATGCAGAGATTCTTCTGAACTATGCAGAAGCGATGGATGCCTGGAAGGGTGCCGATTATACGGATAATGATCATCCATTGTCTGCACGTGCAGCACTGAATCAAGTACGTAGTGCAGCTGATATGCCTGCTGTTACAACGGATGGCGATGCATTTACTGAAAGTATCCGTCGCGAAAGACGCGTGGAACTGGCGTTTGAAGACCATCGGTTCTGGGACATCCGTCGTTGGAAGATAGGTGATAAAACCAAAGCCATTTATTGCATCAAGATTACTCTGGAAAATGGTTCACCTGTTTATAAGAAAGAGTTGCTTGAAACACGTAACTGGGATGATAAGATGTATCTGTATCCTATACCACAGACAGAATATTATAAGAATCCTAATTTAGGCCAAAATACAGGCTGGTAA
- a CDS encoding PaaI family thioesterase — protein MTPQEFFKNDLFAENAGVVLLEVREGYSKAKLEIKPEHLNAGARTQGGAIFTLADLALAAAANSHGTLAFSLSSNITFLRASGPGDTLYAEAHERYIGRSTGCYQVDVTNQNGDLIATFESSVFRKEQKVPFEIQK, from the coding sequence ATGACTCCACAAGAATTCTTCAAAAATGATCTTTTCGCCGAAAACGCAGGTGTAGTGCTGCTGGAAGTACGTGAAGGGTATAGTAAAGCCAAATTAGAAATAAAGCCGGAGCATCTTAATGCAGGCGCACGGACTCAGGGAGGAGCTATCTTTACACTAGCAGACCTTGCGCTTGCCGCAGCAGCCAACTCACACGGTACACTAGCCTTCTCTCTCTCCTCCAACATCACTTTTCTACGGGCAAGCGGACCGGGCGATACACTTTATGCCGAAGCGCACGAACGCTATATCGGACGAAGTACAGGCTGTTACCAAGTCGACGTGACAAACCAGAACGGGGACTTAATTGCTACTTTTGAATCAAGCGTATTCAGAAAAGAACAGAAAGTACCTTTCGAAATTCAAAAATAA
- a CDS encoding DUF3108 domain-containing protein, which produces MKTRKRKIEIGIVSDVANFRRKIIIGLATLLMGIFVLPASAQCEAKNDAFKSGEHVMYDLYFNWKFVWVKAGLASLTTNATTYHSEPAYRINLLALGSKRADFFFKMRDTLTCVIGEKLEPHYFRKGAEEGKRYTVDEAWFSYKDGLCFANQKRTYRDGSVTESEESDSRCIYDMLSILAQARSYDPSDYKVGDKIKFPMATGRKVEEQTLIYRGKENVKAENGVTYRCLIFSLVEYDKKGKEKEVITFFVTDDLNHLPVRLDLFLNFGSAKAFLNSVTGNRHPLTSIVK; this is translated from the coding sequence ATGAAGACAAGAAAAAGAAAGATAGAGATAGGAATAGTCAGCGACGTCGCTAATTTTCGACGAAAAATTATAATTGGATTAGCGACATTGCTAATGGGAATCTTTGTTCTTCCTGCCAGTGCCCAGTGCGAAGCTAAGAACGATGCATTCAAATCCGGTGAGCACGTGATGTACGACTTGTACTTTAACTGGAAGTTTGTATGGGTGAAAGCCGGATTGGCCAGTTTGACAACGAACGCAACTACTTACCACTCGGAGCCTGCCTATCGTATCAATCTGCTGGCTTTGGGCAGTAAGCGGGCGGATTTCTTCTTTAAAATGCGGGATACGCTGACTTGTGTAATAGGTGAAAAACTCGAACCGCATTATTTCCGCAAAGGTGCCGAGGAAGGAAAACGTTATACGGTTGATGAGGCTTGGTTTTCTTATAAGGATGGTCTTTGTTTTGCCAATCAGAAGCGTACATACCGGGACGGATCCGTCACCGAGTCGGAAGAAAGTGACAGCCGTTGTATCTACGATATGTTGAGCATCTTGGCACAGGCACGTTCTTATGATCCTAGTGATTATAAAGTAGGGGATAAAATTAAATTTCCTATGGCTACCGGACGTAAAGTGGAGGAGCAAACGCTTATCTATCGTGGAAAAGAAAATGTGAAAGCTGAGAACGGGGTTACTTATCGTTGCCTGATCTTTTCGTTAGTCGAGTATGACAAGAAAGGAAAAGAAAAAGAGGTGATTACTTTTTTTGTGACTGATGATTTAAATCACCTTCCTGTCCGCTTGGATTTATTCCTGAATTTTGGTTCGGCAAAAGCATTCTTGAATAGTGTAACCGGCAATCGTCACCCGTTGACCTCTATTGTTAAATAA
- a CDS encoding Ig-like domain-containing protein — protein sequence MLQFENQKIKQIVRKAFPVVTLVVMLYSCASIGRPDGGPYDETPPRFIGSTPAAGALNNQRTKVSLLFDEFIKLEKATEKVVVSPPQVQQPEIKASGKRIQVNLLDSLKANTTYTIDFSDAIVDNNEGNPLGNFTFTFSTGTQIDTMEVSGTVLDASNLEPIKGILVGLHSNLNDSAFTKLPFDRVARTDSRGRFSIRGVAPGKYRIYGLMDADQTFTFNQKSEVIAFNDSLVIPRMEERIRMDTAWVDSLTYDTIVERKYMHYLPDDLILRAFKEFNYSQYLIKSERLVPQKFTFYFAGQADTLPTLKGLNFDERDAFVIEKNPRNDTIHYWLKDSLLFKQDTLAISLTYLYTDTLNQLVSRTDTLNLVSKQKYKKEEPEKKKKKKKKDEEDEPEPTKFLPVNVGAPSSMDVYGSISLTFDEPIARFDSAAIHLKEKVDTLWKDIPFEFEQDSLNLKRFNLYYDWEPGNEYEFSVDSTAFHGIYGLFTDKIKQGFKVRKLEEYASITFLVTGADSTAFVELLDAQDKVVRQRRLTDGGYADFYFLNPGKYCARLVNDRNGNGIWDTGNFEKGEQPEEVYYYNMILEPKANWDLDKQSWDIHAIPLDKQKLDELKKQKPDEDKKKKDRDRNSQRRR from the coding sequence ATGTTACAATTTGAGAATCAAAAGATAAAGCAAATCGTTCGCAAGGCATTTCCGGTAGTAACGCTGGTTGTCATGCTATATTCTTGCGCCAGTATCGGACGTCCGGACGGTGGCCCTTATGATGAAACGCCACCCCGTTTCATCGGTAGTACACCTGCTGCCGGCGCTTTAAATAATCAGAGGACAAAAGTTTCTCTCTTGTTCGACGAATTTATAAAGTTGGAAAAAGCAACAGAAAAAGTCGTTGTTTCTCCACCGCAGGTACAACAGCCCGAAATTAAAGCTTCAGGAAAGCGGATACAGGTGAACCTGCTTGATTCATTGAAAGCGAATACCACTTATACAATTGACTTTTCGGATGCGATAGTCGATAATAACGAAGGTAACCCGTTGGGTAACTTTACCTTCACCTTTTCTACCGGTACGCAAATAGATACAATGGAGGTATCCGGAACGGTGCTTGACGCTTCCAATCTGGAGCCGATAAAAGGAATCCTGGTAGGATTACATTCCAACCTGAACGATTCGGCTTTTACAAAATTGCCATTTGACCGTGTGGCACGTACCGATAGCCGGGGACGCTTCTCTATCCGTGGCGTAGCTCCTGGCAAATATCGTATTTATGGGTTAATGGATGCAGACCAGACATTTACTTTCAACCAAAAAAGTGAAGTCATTGCTTTTAACGATTCACTGGTCATTCCTCGTATGGAGGAAAGAATCCGTATGGACACGGCTTGGGTGGACTCACTGACTTACGATACGATTGTTGAGAGGAAATATATGCATTATCTGCCGGATGATCTTATACTCCGTGCCTTTAAGGAGTTCAACTACTCACAATATTTGATTAAATCAGAACGGCTTGTTCCGCAGAAATTTACGTTCTATTTTGCCGGTCAGGCAGATACTTTACCTACATTGAAGGGGTTGAATTTCGATGAAAGGGATGCTTTTGTTATCGAAAAGAATCCGCGGAACGATACGATCCATTATTGGTTGAAAGACTCTTTGCTTTTTAAGCAGGATACACTTGCTATCAGCCTAACTTATCTTTATACGGATACATTAAATCAATTGGTATCACGTACGGATACGTTGAATCTGGTTTCGAAGCAAAAATATAAGAAGGAAGAACCGGAGAAAAAGAAAAAAAAGAAAAAGAAAGATGAAGAAGATGAGCCGGAACCAACCAAATTCTTGCCGGTGAATGTCGGTGCACCTTCATCAATGGATGTATACGGTTCTATATCTTTGACTTTTGATGAACCGATTGCCCGTTTTGATAGTGCGGCGATTCATCTGAAAGAAAAGGTGGATACGCTTTGGAAAGATATACCATTTGAGTTTGAACAAGATTCTTTGAATCTGAAAAGATTCAACTTGTATTATGACTGGGAACCGGGTAATGAATATGAGTTCTCGGTAGACTCGACTGCATTCCATGGTATATATGGCTTGTTCACCGATAAAATAAAGCAGGGCTTCAAAGTACGTAAACTGGAAGAATATGCCAGTATCACCTTTCTGGTGACAGGAGCAGACTCTACTGCTTTTGTAGAATTGTTGGATGCTCAAGATAAAGTGGTGCGCCAGAGAAGGTTAACGGACGGAGGGTATGCAGACTTTTATTTTTTGAATCCTGGTAAATATTGTGCCCGACTGGTGAACGACCGGAATGGAAATGGAATCTGGGATACTGGTAACTTTGAAAAAGGAGAACAACCTGAGGAAGTGTATTATTACAATATGATCTTGGAGCCGAAGGCAAACTGGGACTTAGATAAGCAATCATGGGATATTCACGCAATTCCGCTAGATAAGCAGAAACTGGACGAACTTAAAAAACAAAAACCGGATGAAGACAAGAAAAAGAAAGATAGAGATAGGAATAGTCAGCGACGTCGCTAA